GAACCAGCCAGTATTATTATAAGTGATCTTAATGAGTAGTGACGTAGTAAAAATAGAAGAATTATAAGGGACTGTTATTGGGACCATTTAACTGTAGAAAAATGAAATTTATATATAATAAATTTGTATTAATAATTATTTCTTATGGATAATACAAGGAAAAGAAACTAGATGAATACATAAAGTCATAAACCAGGTCTTAAGAAAGCACGTAAATCTTCACAGTTCTCAAAACGTTAATCGTTGTTATATCAACGTTTCAAGACACTTTCCAATTGTTTGGAAGGTGTCTTTTTTTTTCAAAAAAACAGCAATGAACGACTAGGTTTTGTACTGCCCCCAAAAAGTTAGACCAAAAAATCTAACTTTTGGGGGTATTTTTTATGGTGAAATATGATGAAGAATTTAAAATGAAAGTAGTTATAGATTATTTAAAAGGCTATGATGGTTATCAATATTTAGCTAATAAGTACCAAATTAAAAATAAATCTCAAGTTGAGCATTGGATACGTACTTATAAGGAATTTGGTGAGTCTGGACTACGTCGTAGTCAAATAAATAAAAGTTATTCTGTTCAATTTAAGTTAGATGCGATAGAGTTATATGAAACAAGTGGAAAATCCTATCGTGAAATTAGCAACGGTTTAGGAATAACAAACTATTCTCTTTTAGCTGGATGGGTAAAAAAGTTCAGAGAGAATGGCATTCAAGGACTTTCCAGTAAGAAAGGTCGACCAACTAATATGCCTAAAAAAACTAACAAATCAGCAGCATACCCAGCTAATCAAACAGATCAAGAGCGGATTGAAGAATTAGAAAAACGAGTTCGCTCATTAGAAATACAGAATGCCTATTTAAAGGAATTGAGGAAGCTAAGAAAAATGGAAGCCCAACAACAAATGAAACACTTGCGAAAATCATCCATAGCCTCCGAGGACAATTCAAATTAGTTGAGCTTCTAACAGAGTTAGAATTCCCAAAAGCTACTTATATGTATTGGCAAAAACGTTTTGAAATGGATAATCCAAAGAAAGAATTAGAGGAAGAAATTACCAGTATTTTTTATGAACATGAAGAACGATATGGTTATAGACGTATTACCAACGAACTTAAAACTCGAGGAAGAACGGTTAACCATAAAAAAGTTTTGAGAATTATGAAGAAATTAGGATTGAAAGTCATTAAGTTTATGCGTAAGTCTCGTAAATATAGCTCATATAAAGGTAAAGTAGGGCTAATAGCAAAAAATAGAATTCACAGAAAATTCTATACGTCTATCCCTCATCAAAAAATCACAACTGATACAACGGAATTCAAATACTATGAAAAAAATAATGGGATTTTAACCGTTAAAAAACTCTACTTAGATCCCTACTTAGACATGTTCAATAGCGAAATTATTTCTTACGCTATTTCTAATCACCCGAACGCAAAATCGATTGAGCAAGCTCAATTAGCAGCTATTGAACGAACAAGCGATTGTCCCTATCGTCGAACTTTCCATTCTGATCAAGGATGGGCTTATCAAATGAAAAATTATTCTAAATGTCTAAAGGATAATAAAATATTCCAAAGTATGTCCCGTAAGGGAAACTGTTTAGACAATTCTCTAATGGAAAATTTCTTTGGGTTATTAAAGCAAGAAATGTATTATGGTAAAGTCTTTCATAGTTTTGAAGAATTAAAAGAGGCAATAGAAAAATGGATTCACTACTACAATCATAAGAGAATTAAAGTGAAATTAGATGGTTTAAGCCCAGTGGCTTATCGACTAAAATTAGCTGCATAAAATAAAAAATCGGAGCAGATTTCTCTACTCCGAATAAAGTCTAACTTTTGGGGTTCACTACATTTCATCACTGTTTAATAAATTATTATTTGTGAGTATTATGTCATTCTACAATTACCTCTGCCTCAACTATGCTATTTTTTATTCTCCAATATATTATCTCGTATCTTAGCTAAAGATAAATGTGATTGTTCTTTATTTAAGAACATCAGGATGACATATAGTGAATCCATTATCACTAATTGTGAGATGCGTGAAGCGAGTGCTTCTGAGCGAAATTCGGTTTCTTCTGAAATTGACAAGAAGACGATATCTCCTAGTTTAGCTAACGGAGAAGTTGCATGACTTGTTAGGACAATTACTTTTGCGCCGGCTTTTTTTGATATTTCAGCTAAGTTGACAGTTTCTTTAGAATTACCCGAATGTGAAATACAGATGACACAGTCGTGCTCGTTCAATAAAGAAGCTTCCATTAATTGAATATGATAATCAGTACTATGAATGACCGTCTTAGGTGATCGTAAAAATTTATGATAGGCATCAGTGGCAACAATCTCTGACCCACCAATTCCAAATAAATAAAGCCTTTTAGAATTTTGGATAAGCTCTACAGCAGCTACTAAGTCATCTTCCTTTAGTAACTTTTTAGTCTGAGCAAGAGTTTGGCTGTTAGAATCAAAAACTTTTTGGGCCATGATTAACGGGCTATCTTCTTCACATATGTTTTGATGAATATCTATATTGGTGAATTCATTTTGTTGTATCAGCAAATCCAGTTTGAATTCTTTAAATCCGTTGTATCCTAATTTCTTTGTAAATTGAAACAGTGTAGAATCCGCTATTTCTAGTTCTGCTGAGATATCACTGATTGAACTATGAGAAATAGTAGATGGATTTTCAATGATATAGTCAGCAATTCTTTTTTCTGTAGGACTTAAATAAGTATAAAGCGTTTTTATTTTTAACGGAATAGAAATATTTGGCTCCATTACTCGTTCCTCCTTTGATGAATAAAATATATAAACTCTTTAAGTATAAGATACACGTTCTTTTTTAAAAAATCAATTTTTTTAAAAACGCTTTACAAAAAAAACTTTTTTTGTATAATAGAGTTATAAAGAGATGGAGGCGTTTTCATGGAGATAGGAATAATTGGATTTGGTAAAATGGGTTTGAATTTGGCTTATAACTTGAAAGATCATGGTTATCTTGTCAAAGGAACAGATGTTAATCCAGAAGCAAGAGAACAAGCTGGTAATTACGGAATTGAATCACATGACTCATTGGAACAACTGCTTATGTCGTTTTCGGGAAAAAAGACTTTATGGTTGATGTTGCCTGCGGGGAAGATAACGGATACGGTTTTGGATGAGATTGCACCGTTTGTCTCAAAAGATGATGTGATTATTGAAGGTGGTAACTCAAATTACAAAGATTCAATGAGAAGAGCTAAAGCATTTGCGGAACAAGGCATCCATTATTTTGACTGCGGTACATCAGGAGGTATATCAGGTGCTAGAAATGATGCGTGTCTAATGATTGGCGGCAATCCTGAAGTATTTAAAGAAATAGAAAAAGTGTTTGAAGATGTTTCAGTTAGCGATGGCTATCTATATGCAGGAAAATCAGGTAGTGGTCACTTTCTAAAGATGATTCATAACGGAATCGAATATGGTATGATGCAAGCTATCGGTGAAGGCTTTCAATTGGTAGAACAAAGTGAATTTGACTTTAATCTTGAAGAGGTTGCGAAAGTTTGGAATCATGGCTCAGTCATTAGAGGTTGGTTGATGGAAATCATTGAGCAGCAATTTTCAAACAGTCCACATTTAGAAGAATACAAGGGAACAGTAGCTGCTTCTGGAGAGGCAAAATGGACGGTAGAAACAGCTTTAGAAATGGATGTTGCAGTTCCAACTATTGCGTTGAGTTTGTTTATGAGAAACTTATCTCAAGAAGAAGATAGTTTTTCAGCTAAAGTGGTTTCTGCTCTTAGAAACGGTTTTGGTGGTCATGAGATTGTGAAAAAGTAAGTCTAGGGGGCTGACATATGAAAGGATTCAAAATAGCAATCGTGAATTCAAGTAGCTTTGGTAAAAAGTTTCCGAATCATTTGGAGCGACTGCAAAAGGTTGGGTATGTTGCAAACGTTGATGTTGACGGTGAGATAAGTGGCAAAGAACTGGCGGAAGTGTTGGCTGGGTACAATATAATTATCGCGAGTGTCACACCGTTTTTTACAAAAGAATTTTTTGACAATAAAGATGAACTGTTGTTAATTTCGCGACATGGGATTGGTTATAACAATATAGATATAGAAGCAGCAAAAGAACATGATACGATTGTGTCGATTATTCCAGCTTTAGTTGAAAGAGATGCTGTTGCAGAAAATAATATTACAAATTTGTTAGCATTATTAAGATGTACAGTAGGTTCTAATCAAAGAGTGAAGGAAAACAAATGGGAAGAGCGAGCGGATTTTGTTGGGCGAACATTGTTCAACAAGACTGTTGGAGTGATAGGTGTTGGAAATACAGGTAGTTGTGTGGTTGAAACTTTAAGAAATGGTTTTCGTTGTAATGTTCTAGCATACGATCCTTATAAATCAGAGCTAGAAATTCAAAGTTTTGGAGGTAAGAAAGTCGAGCTAGATGAATTACTTGAAGCTTCAGACATTATTTGCTTATGTGCGAACTTAACAGATGAAAATTATCATATGATTTCAACTGAGGAAATTGCGAAAATGAAGGACAATGTTTATCTATCTAATAGCGCAAGAGGTGCTCTGCTAGATGAAAGCGCTATAATAAGTGCGCTTCAGTCAGGAAAGATTGCTGGTCTAGCAACGGATGTCCTAGAAGAGGAACCAGGAAGAAGCAATCATCCATATTTGGCATTTGATAATGTTGTGATTACGCCTCACACGTCAGCTTATACATTAGAATGTTTAGAACAAATGGGTGAAAAATGTGTAAGAGATGTCGAACAAATAGTACAAGGAGAATTACCAGAACGTTCAGTTCAAGTCTATAGTAAATATATCGAAGGGGGGAGTTAGATGCTTAATGATTTAAACGTCAAAGTTGGACCACAGTTTTATTGTTATCGCGAGGGAGCGATTGATAAAGTACCGGAGCTACTAACGGAATTTCATGCGAAAAATATTTTAATAGTACATGGGACTATTTCGTGGGAAAAGGCACAAAAGAAAATCAATTTTTTATCGGATGAACAATATAATTGGTACTTTCATCAATATACAGGTGAGTGTAGTTACTATGGTGCGAATTTGATTTTAGAGCTTGTAAAAAAACACGACATTGATTTTATTATCGGGGTTGGTGGTGGTAAATTGACAGATCTAGTGGGTTATTCGGCTCATATTAGTAATGTGAATTTTGGAGTTATTCCTACATTAGCCAGTAATTGTGCGCCATGGACACCCTTATCCGTAATGTATAAAGAATCGGGTGAGTCGGAGGGCAAAACAGAACATTTTTTAAGGCAAGCTGCCTTCTTAATTACGGATCCCTATTTAATTATTGATTCGCCTAAAGAGTACTTTATTGCCGGATTAGCCGATACTATAGCTAAATGGTATGAATCAAAAGCGATATTAGATCAATCGCATTTAAAAGAAGAACCCTTTCTGATGATGGCATCTTACACGGCACAGATTTGTAAGGAAGAAATCATTGAACATGCTGAAAAAGCGATAAGTGATATGGAAAAACAAGTTGTTACCGATGATTTTGTTCATTTATCAGAAATCGTTTTTGGTGTTGCCGGCTTAGTCGGTGGGTTAGGCGATAAGTACGCACGTAATGCAGCTGCTCATGCAATGCATGATGCATTAAGTAAATACATTCCGGCTACCCATCATTTTTTACATGGTGAAATTGTCGCATACGGTATTTTTTATCAAATGGCTTTAGAAAATAAATGGCATGAAATTGATCAACTCTTACCATTTTATGAGTCATTAAAATTACCAAAATCATTAAACCATATGGGACTATTTCCTGATGATGAAACAATCATTGATGAACTAGTCGAATTTATTCATTCGAAAAGTAAGGTCCATTTGATTCCAGTGAATACCGATCGAGATAGTTTGAAGCAAGGGATTTACGCATTAGAAAAATATAACAATCAGAATTAGGAGGGTAAATATGGATACATTAACAGTTACTCAAAGTTTGTTAATTGCTTTGTGGGTTGCAGCAGTTATGTCTAGATGGTTAGGTGGGGGAGCTACTTTAACACTAAGGTTTTCTCCATTAATGACAGGATTGGTTGTAGGGATTATTATGGGTGATGTTCCGCAAGCAATGATCGTTACAGCAGCGTTACAGATGATCTATATGGGTGTGTTTTCACCAGGGGGATCAATGCCAGCAGAACCTTCAATCGCAGCTGCTATTGCAGTACCGGTAGCGTTGTTAGGTAATTTAAAACCTGAAGCAGCGATTGCCGTAGCAGTACCTGTTGGATTATTAGGAAGTTATTTATATCAATTGAGATTCTTTATTAATACGTTTTTAGGTAAATATACAGATAAAGCGGTGGAAGATTTAAATTCAAAAGCTATTACTAGATCAGTTATTTTATATCCTACATTGGCATCATTCTTATTATTTGTTCCATTAGTGTTTATCGCATTATACTTTGGAGCACCAGTAATTGCTGATGTTATAACCGCTTTAGAAGGAACTGTAATTATTCACATTCTTGAAGTAGTTGGTGGTGGTTTAGCAGCGATTGGTATTGCGACAACGATTTATGTTATTGGTAGAAAAGATTATTTAGTTTTCTTCTTCTTAGCATACTTCATGAGTGTGGTACTAAAATCTCTGGAAATTACTATGGTAACATATGCGATTTTTGGATTATTGATTGCGTTAATTTTTGTTCAATCTCAAAAAGGAAAAGCTGTATCTGTATCTAACAATCAGTCATCACCAACACCGATGGATGATGATGACGACGATTATGATGATGGATTCTAACATATAGGGAGGGTATAAGATGACTGAATTAGTTAATAAACAACAAACAGCTGCACCAGAAGAAATTACTAAAAAAGATGTAACCAAAGCCTACTTAAGATGGCATTTTGCAAATGAAATTCCCCATTCTTTTGAACGCTATTTGGCACCATCGTTACTATATGCTATGATGCCTATTCTAAAAAAATTATACAAGAATGACGATGATCTAAAGGCAGCTTACAAGAGACAATTATTATTCTTTAACACTCAGTTAAGCTGGGGTGGTGGTGTAATTACCGGTCTGATGTCATCAATGGAACAACAACGTGCTGAAGAAGAGTACAAGAATGAAGAAATTTTGATGCAAGATGATTTAATGTATAACACGAAAGCTGGTTTGATGGGAGCGTTAGCAGGAATTGGTGATGCGATCGATTCAGGTACTGTTCAATACATTTTTATCGCGATTGCGGTACCATGGGCGCAACAAGGTAGTGCACTAGGAGCATTGTTCCCATTTATCTGTTTTGCATTGTATCAAGCAATATTAGGTGTTTTCTTTGCTAGACAAGCATTTTCAATGGGACGCAATGCAACTGGTTTAATGCAAAATGCTGGCATTCAAACAGCTATTGAGACATTATCAGTACTTGGATTATTTATGATGGGAATTCTGGCTGGTAATTATGTTAAAGTTTCTTCAGCCTTGCAATTTAAAATTTCAGGAAAAGAGTTCGTTATTCAAGATATTTTAGATTCGATTATTCCAGGATTATTACCTTTACTAGTAGTTATGGGCGTGTACTGGTTCTATAACAAAAAAGGTTTGAAAGTAACACAAGCTTTGCTTTGGTTGACATTGATTTTAATCGTATTAGCCGCAGTAGGCATATTATAGAAAAGGACGGGGTTAGTTATTATGGGACAAGTTAATTTAGCAAGAGTAGATGAAAGATTAATACATGGACAAGTGATGGTCACACTTTCTCAAAAAAGTGGGGTTAACTCAATTTTTGTTGTAGATGATGTGGTAGCAAAAGATAAATTTATGAGAGACTTATATAAAAATGCCGGTAGCAGAACGGGGCAAAAGACAATTGTTGTTACAAGTGAAAAGGCAAAATTCTACTGGGATGAATACAACTTTAAAGACTATAACTGCATTTTAATAGCTAAGACAGTTAGTGTTATTTATGACTTAGTGACGAGTGGTGTTCCGATGAAAGAATTGAATATTGGAGGTATCGCTCAAAAAAATCCAGATGAGGACCTTTTAGTAACGAAATCAGTTTATTTAAATAAAGCTGATGCTGAAAAATTAAAAGACTTGAATGAAAATTACGGAGTGCAAGATATCTACTTCCAAGCAACTCCTTCAGCACCAAAAACGAGTTTAAAGGATGTTTTAAGTAAATTTGGTTTGTAATAACCAATAACCAACGCGTTAGGAAAAGGTGATACGATGAAACTAGATGAAATATTTAAAGACTGGATATTTAGATACCAATATATTTATAATTCAAGACTGACTGATAAGAAAAAAACTCGTTTCATAAAATCGTTGTTTACAGATATTATGAAATTTAGACAAGACGTTCAGATCATTGAATATAATAGCGATAAAGGAAGTTCACTTAGAAATATCTATGTTGGTGATATTGAAACAGCAGATGAAATCGTATGCACCTATTATGATACAGCCCCTAATTTTTTAGGGGACTATCATTTATTTGATAGGAATAAACAAAAAGCTAGCACAACTAATTTTATTTTATTATCTTCAACTTTAACGATTTTGCTTGGCGTAGTGGGTACGTATTTATATATCAAATTTATTGCAGATAAATTTGAGTTTCTATCGATTCAAACATTAGGATTGGTTGGTCTGTATGGTTTGTACTTTTTAATGCTAAGCAACGTTGTTAAAGGCAATATTTTAAATAAAAATTTAATACGTAATACATCTTCAATATTAACTATTTTAGATTTAATTAGGTCAACAAGTAATACCAAAAGAGCCTATGCATTTATTGATGATGGCTGTTACGGTGATCGAGGGTTGGAACCTTTGCTTAATCAGAAGAAAAAAAGAGCTAAAATAATATATTTAGATTCTATTGGCGCACAGGCACCCCTTCATATTGAGGAAAATATCCAAATAAATGAAACGCAAGCAAGTGAGAATATAACTTATGTATTTAGCGCTAATCCTAGCGAAAGCGACGATTATACCGCGTATTTTTTATCAAAAAAAGATTTAAAAGAGAAAAAAATAAATATAGAGAATATTTCTAAACTGAATGATTTTTTAAAAGGTTAATGGATAGTCACTATATAAACAGGAGGAAAATATGTTAGGAATAGTAATCGTAACACACGGGAAGTTTAGTGATGGATTGAAAGATTCCGCAGAAGTTATCATGGGAGCGACGAACAACATCGCTACTGTAAATTTAGGTCATGGTGAGGATGTTAAAAATTTAAATAAGAAGATTAAAGAGGCGTTGAATGAAGTTAATCAAGGAGAAGGTGTGGTTGTATTAACTGATTTAGTCAGTGCTAGTCCATATAATCAAGCGTTACTTGCTATTAATGATTTAGAACCAGAGTTAAAAGACAAGGTACATGTTATAGGTGGTGTGAACCTGCCAATGCTGTTAGAAACAATTAATCATCAATTATTAGGATCATCAAT
This is a stretch of genomic DNA from Vagococcus zengguangii. It encodes these proteins:
- a CDS encoding MurR/RpiR family transcriptional regulator — translated: MEPNISIPLKIKTLYTYLSPTEKRIADYIIENPSTISHSSISDISAELEIADSTLFQFTKKLGYNGFKEFKLDLLIQQNEFTNIDIHQNICEEDSPLIMAQKVFDSNSQTLAQTKKLLKEDDLVAAVELIQNSKRLYLFGIGGSEIVATDAYHKFLRSPKTVIHSTDYHIQLMEASLLNEHDCVICISHSGNSKETVNLAEISKKAGAKVIVLTSHATSPLAKLGDIVFLSISEETEFRSEALASRISQLVIMDSLYVILMFLNKEQSHLSLAKIRDNILENKK
- a CDS encoding PTS system mannose/fructose/N-acetylgalactosamine-transporter subunit IIB, with product MGQVNLARVDERLIHGQVMVTLSQKSGVNSIFVVDDVVAKDKFMRDLYKNAGSRTGQKTIVVTSEKAKFYWDEYNFKDYNCILIAKTVSVIYDLVTSGVPMKELNIGGIAQKNPDEDLLVTKSVYLNKADAEKLKDLNENYGVQDIYFQATPSAPKTSLKDVLSKFGL
- a CDS encoding D-isomer specific 2-hydroxyacid dehydrogenase family protein; the protein is MKGFKIAIVNSSSFGKKFPNHLERLQKVGYVANVDVDGEISGKELAEVLAGYNIIIASVTPFFTKEFFDNKDELLLISRHGIGYNNIDIEAAKEHDTIVSIIPALVERDAVAENNITNLLALLRCTVGSNQRVKENKWEERADFVGRTLFNKTVGVIGVGNTGSCVVETLRNGFRCNVLAYDPYKSELEIQSFGGKKVELDELLEASDIICLCANLTDENYHMISTEEIAKMKDNVYLSNSARGALLDESAIISALQSGKIAGLATDVLEEEPGRSNHPYLAFDNVVITPHTSAYTLECLEQMGEKCVRDVEQIVQGELPERSVQVYSKYIEGGS
- a CDS encoding PTS system mannose/fructose/sorbose family transporter subunit IID; this translates as MTELVNKQQTAAPEEITKKDVTKAYLRWHFANEIPHSFERYLAPSLLYAMMPILKKLYKNDDDLKAAYKRQLLFFNTQLSWGGGVITGLMSSMEQQRAEEEYKNEEILMQDDLMYNTKAGLMGALAGIGDAIDSGTVQYIFIAIAVPWAQQGSALGALFPFICFALYQAILGVFFARQAFSMGRNATGLMQNAGIQTAIETLSVLGLFMMGILAGNYVKVSSALQFKISGKEFVIQDILDSIIPGLLPLLVVMGVYWFYNKKGLKVTQALLWLTLILIVLAAVGIL
- a CDS encoding PTS mannose/fructose/sorbose/N-acetylgalactosamine transporter subunit IIC encodes the protein MDTLTVTQSLLIALWVAAVMSRWLGGGATLTLRFSPLMTGLVVGIIMGDVPQAMIVTAALQMIYMGVFSPGGSMPAEPSIAAAIAVPVALLGNLKPEAAIAVAVPVGLLGSYLYQLRFFINTFLGKYTDKAVEDLNSKAITRSVILYPTLASFLLFVPLVFIALYFGAPVIADVITALEGTVIIHILEVVGGGLAAIGIATTIYVIGRKDYLVFFFLAYFMSVVLKSLEITMVTYAIFGLLIALIFVQSQKGKAVSVSNNQSSPTPMDDDDDDYDDGF
- a CDS encoding iron-containing alcohol dehydrogenase family protein, which encodes MLNDLNVKVGPQFYCYREGAIDKVPELLTEFHAKNILIVHGTISWEKAQKKINFLSDEQYNWYFHQYTGECSYYGANLILELVKKHDIDFIIGVGGGKLTDLVGYSAHISNVNFGVIPTLASNCAPWTPLSVMYKESGESEGKTEHFLRQAAFLITDPYLIIDSPKEYFIAGLADTIAKWYESKAILDQSHLKEEPFLMMASYTAQICKEEIIEHAEKAISDMEKQVVTDDFVHLSEIVFGVAGLVGGLGDKYARNAAAHAMHDALSKYIPATHHFLHGEIVAYGIFYQMALENKWHEIDQLLPFYESLKLPKSLNHMGLFPDDETIIDELVEFIHSKSKVHLIPVNTDRDSLKQGIYALEKYNNQN
- the gnd gene encoding phosphogluconate dehydrogenase (NAD(+)-dependent, decarboxylating), whose translation is MEIGIIGFGKMGLNLAYNLKDHGYLVKGTDVNPEAREQAGNYGIESHDSLEQLLMSFSGKKTLWLMLPAGKITDTVLDEIAPFVSKDDVIIEGGNSNYKDSMRRAKAFAEQGIHYFDCGTSGGISGARNDACLMIGGNPEVFKEIEKVFEDVSVSDGYLYAGKSGSGHFLKMIHNGIEYGMMQAIGEGFQLVEQSEFDFNLEEVAKVWNHGSVIRGWLMEIIEQQFSNSPHLEEYKGTVAASGEAKWTVETALEMDVAVPTIALSLFMRNLSQEEDSFSAKVVSALRNGFGGHEIVKK
- a CDS encoding PTS sugar transporter subunit IIA, which encodes MLGIVIVTHGKFSDGLKDSAEVIMGATNNIATVNLGHGEDVKNLNKKIKEALNEVNQGEGVVVLTDLVSASPYNQALLAINDLEPELKDKVHVIGGVNLPMLLETINHQLLGSSIDTIASGIVSQAKEGINNWHFDAQEDNEDEDF